The segment ACAACATAAATGCGGCCATATATCTCAAGAAAAACAACATACAAAGCAACAGTCAAGTCTCTTAAGGTTGCTGTCGAGTCACGGCAGAATGTGGGGAGCAATGAAGCAAAGAAGAAAGGACCACTTGATTCCTTCAACATATGAACCTTAGCGAAACGGTAGTCGACCAAACCCTGCAAGAAATCACAAGTATCAGAATTCACATTTTATTTATTGTAGCTAataaagctaaaaaaaaaaaagctaattaAGAATTCAAATCTGAAAAATCCCCTTAAGAAGATATAAATCATATTTTCTGGTAATTTTTCTCCTTCGATTGGAGTGAGTTGAATTTAAAGAATCCCAGAAATCTTTTACatgtttaacaaaaaaaataaatcaaTGAACACTAACACCAACACCAACACCAACACCATGGAAGTTGGcataatatcatacatttcatattcacTTTATCGGTCTTGAAAAGATCATTAAGAAATAAGTATAAGTCAACAGTGGAGTTTGTTTTGATTTCATcaatccttaaaacatgtataGAAATGAGATAAATAAGCCTaatattcattaaaaaaaaaaagtaaacataAGGGAAAACAAAAGGGTGTGGGAGGGTATACTTCTTGTTCCATTGAATGGATAAAGTCAAGAAGTTGCTTGTTCATAGCTTCCCTACTAGAAGAAGCAGCCATTGATGAAGcagaaaaatgaaaatgaaaaactaAAACAACCCAAAGTGAAGAAAGGTCTAGGGAAGACAAAGAATCCAATTTGGTAAGTAAAAAGAGAGTATATATAGGCAGTTGCAAAGGCAAGTAATTGATTGGATGAGGCTTTACAAGATAAAGACAAAGCTGTTCTGTTGATTCTATCTGGGTTGTCCACTTTTCCATTGCCGCAAAACTGAAACTGAAACGGCTCTCTATTcttcattttaaatattatttaatcaaatattaagTATCGAAATACAagaatataaaattttagaaaaaatccaaaaaaacaCTCACCTGAATTAGAATAAGATAGAGCAGTCTTCGTTGTCAGCCTCTGCAGGTTGCCAACTTTCATTCATTGACAAAGTAATTTAAAATCTTGACATATTTGGATTTTTGAAGGAAAATATGCAGAGCATTAATGCTTAAAATACAAAACAATACAAATTCCATTAATCTTTTTGAACTCTTTTTTTCTTCGTTTATAAATTTCCATTTCATATTTTGTTTTCACCGCTTTTAAGGTACagaaataaaatatacaaaaattcTATCCCATCTATACACGTGTTGTATAGAATACAcaagtatatatatttaaaaataatataaaataaaaaagattaaTGTGCAAATTTATCACTATGTTTTAGGAGTAAATTGAAATTTGCCATTATATTGATGCTTGCTATTATACTTGGAACTAAAAATAAATTCACCACTGGCAGCCTTATTAACTTTTCGACTGACACAGATTCCAGAAGTTgaccttttaattaatttttgtagGAATATTAAACCTATTGATGTGTCCACCA is part of the Gossypium arboreum isolate Shixiya-1 chromosome 5, ASM2569848v2, whole genome shotgun sequence genome and harbors:
- the LOC108452786 gene encoding uncharacterized protein LOC108452786 isoform X1 codes for the protein MAASSSREAMNKQLLDFIHSMEQEGLVDYRFAKVHMLKESSGPFFFASLLPTFCRDSTATLRDLTVALGQPLLNYHDLGELCFKIRGGAACLGVCRMAHASGQLHQAVQNRATKERREIFGFR
- the LOC108452786 gene encoding uncharacterized protein LOC108452786 isoform X2 — protein: MEKWTTQIESTEQLCLYLGLVDYRFAKVHMLKESSGPFFFASLLPTFCRDSTATLRDLTVALGQPLLNYHDLGELCFKIRGGAACLGVCRMAHASGQLHQAVQNRATKERREIFGFR